One region of Mycolicibacterium insubricum genomic DNA includes:
- a CDS encoding class I SAM-dependent methyltransferase has translation MTDGHDTHGDAHTSWEQRYAESERIWSGRVNARLAEVADGLAPGRALDLGAGEGADAIWLARAGWRVVAVDISETALARGAEDAGALAERIEFQQHDLNTSFPDGEYDLVSAQFLHSHAPLEREQILRRAAAAVAPDGILLIVDHGEAPPWASTMAAHHHEFPSAQQVLDGLALGEGWRVLRCGPAERDAIGPDDKPAHLIDNVIVVQRVPRG, from the coding sequence GTGACCGACGGACACGACACCCACGGCGACGCGCACACCAGCTGGGAGCAGCGCTACGCCGAATCCGAGCGGATCTGGAGCGGCCGGGTCAATGCCCGGCTGGCCGAGGTGGCCGACGGGTTGGCGCCGGGCCGGGCGCTGGATCTGGGCGCCGGCGAGGGCGCCGACGCGATCTGGCTGGCCCGGGCGGGCTGGCGGGTGGTGGCCGTCGACATCTCCGAAACCGCGCTGGCCCGCGGCGCCGAGGACGCCGGGGCACTGGCCGAGCGCATCGAATTCCAGCAGCACGACCTGAACACCTCGTTTCCCGACGGGGAGTACGACCTGGTGTCGGCGCAGTTCCTGCACTCGCACGCCCCGCTGGAGCGGGAGCAGATCCTGCGACGGGCGGCGGCCGCGGTGGCACCCGACGGCATCCTGCTGATCGTGGATCACGGCGAGGCCCCGCCGTGGGCGTCGACCATGGCCGCCCACCACCACGAGTTCCCCAGCGCGCAGCAGGTGCTCGACGGGCTCGCGCTGGGCGAGGGCTGGCGGGTGCTGCGGTGCGGGCCGGCCGAACGCGACGCCATCGGGCCCGACGACAAGCCGGCGCACCTGATCGACAACGTCATCGTGGTGCAGCGGGTGCCGCGCGGCTGA
- a CDS encoding bifunctional RNase H/acid phosphatase: MRVLIEADGGSRGNPGPAGFGAVVWSADRATVLAESKQAIGRATNNVAEYRGLIAGLTEAAELGATEVEVRMDSKLVVEQMSGRWKVKNPDMAELNRQARQLASGFSRISYGWIPRAKNSHADRLANEAMDAAAEGLADAEPTVHRPAESPKEPKVQPDSALKAPGWTGARGTPTRLLLLRHGQTELSVQRRYSGRGNPELTDLGRRQASLAASYLAARGGIAAVVSSPLDRARQTATAAADALGLPVTVDEDLTETDFGAWEGLTFTEAADAHPELHRNWLGDTSIVPPGGESFDAVGDRVRRARNRLIASYGGATVLVVSHVTPIKTLLRMALNAGPDLLYRLHLDLASLSIAEFYSDGLSSVRLVNQTDYLGR; this comes from the coding sequence GTGCGGGTGCTCATCGAGGCCGACGGCGGATCGCGCGGTAACCCGGGCCCGGCCGGTTTCGGGGCGGTGGTGTGGTCGGCCGACCGCGCCACGGTGCTGGCCGAAAGCAAACAGGCCATCGGGCGGGCGACGAACAACGTCGCCGAATACCGCGGTCTGATCGCGGGTTTGACCGAGGCCGCCGAACTGGGCGCCACCGAGGTCGAGGTCCGGATGGACTCCAAGCTGGTCGTCGAGCAGATGTCCGGGCGCTGGAAGGTGAAGAACCCGGACATGGCCGAGTTGAACCGGCAGGCCCGCCAGTTGGCGTCGGGGTTCTCCCGCATCTCCTACGGCTGGATTCCCCGGGCCAAGAACTCGCACGCCGACCGGCTGGCCAACGAGGCGATGGATGCGGCGGCCGAGGGCCTAGCCGACGCCGAACCCACCGTCCACCGGCCCGCCGAGTCGCCGAAAGAGCCCAAAGTCCAACCTGATTCGGCCCTCAAGGCCCCCGGTTGGACGGGTGCTCGCGGAACTCCCACCCGGCTGCTGCTGCTGCGTCACGGGCAGACCGAATTGTCGGTGCAGCGCCGCTACTCCGGGCGCGGCAACCCGGAACTGACCGACCTGGGTCGGCGGCAGGCGTCGTTGGCCGCGTCGTATCTGGCCGCCCGCGGCGGCATCGCCGCCGTGGTGTCCTCGCCGCTGGACCGGGCCCGCCAGACCGCCACCGCCGCGGCCGATGCGCTGGGTCTGCCGGTGACCGTCGACGAGGACCTGACCGAGACGGATTTCGGTGCCTGGGAGGGCCTGACGTTCACCGAGGCCGCCGATGCGCATCCGGAACTGCACCGAAACTGGCTGGGGGACACCAGCATCGTGCCGCCGGGCGGGGAGAGCTTCGACGCCGTCGGCGACCGGGTACGACGGGCCCGCAACCGGCTCATCGCCAGCTACGGTGGTGCGACGGTGCTGGTGGTCTCGCACGTCACGCCGATCAAGACGCTACTGCGGATGGCGCTCAACGCCGGCCCCGACCTGCTCTACCGGCTGCACCTGGACCTCGCGTCGCTGAGCATCGCCGAGTTCTACTCCGACGGGCTGAGCTCGGTGCGCCTGGTCAATCAGACCGACTACCTGGGACGGTGA
- a CDS encoding zinc ribbon domain-containing protein: protein MKADPWQQHHLRKLVELDTELARAAHRAANLAEQKRVDELTVAVTAAEDAVAVVGLALDDLDGAIAKLESEIDGVRKREERDRKLLDSGVDGKAQAELAHELETLERRQSALEDSELEIMEERETLTARRDENTTTCEQARTDLAEAIAARDAARTEIESSQTRLAAERSELTGQIDADLLALYERQRATTGSGAGVLQGRRCGACRIEIDRGESARIAAAAADEVVRCPECGAILLRIEA, encoded by the coding sequence ATGAAAGCCGATCCGTGGCAACAGCATCACCTGCGCAAGCTCGTCGAGCTCGACACCGAGCTGGCCCGCGCCGCCCACCGCGCCGCGAACCTGGCCGAGCAGAAACGCGTCGATGAGCTCACCGTGGCGGTGACCGCCGCCGAGGATGCCGTCGCCGTCGTCGGCCTGGCCCTCGATGACCTGGACGGGGCGATCGCCAAGCTGGAGAGCGAGATCGACGGGGTCCGCAAACGCGAGGAGCGCGACCGCAAGCTGCTCGACTCCGGGGTGGACGGCAAGGCGCAGGCCGAGCTGGCCCACGAGCTGGAAACGCTGGAACGACGGCAGTCGGCGCTGGAGGACTCCGAACTGGAGATCATGGAGGAACGCGAGACGCTGACTGCGCGCCGCGACGAGAACACCACGACATGCGAGCAGGCGCGCACCGACCTCGCCGAGGCGATCGCCGCCCGGGATGCCGCGCGCACCGAGATCGAGTCCAGCCAAACACGTCTGGCCGCTGAACGCAGTGAGCTCACCGGCCAGATCGATGCCGATCTGCTGGCCCTCTACGAGCGCCAGCGGGCGACGACGGGATCGGGCGCCGGTGTGCTGCAGGGCCGCCGGTGCGGCGCCTGCCGGATCGAGATCGACCGCGGGGAATCGGCGCGGATCGCCGCGGCCGCCGCCGACGAGGTCGTGCGCTGCCCGGAATGCGGAGCGATCCTGCTGCGAATCGAGGCCTGA
- a CDS encoding Nif3-like dinuclear metal center hexameric protein — protein MTLAEIIAVLDAAYPPALAQSWDSVGLVCGDPCDRVTSVTIAVDATDAVVDTVPDGGLLLVHHPLLLRGVDTVAASTAKGALLHRLIRTGASLFTAHTNADAANPGVSDALAETLGITVTDVLEPVPAGPALDKWVIFVPAADAEAVRAAVFAAGAGRIGDYSQCSWSVGGTGQFLPHDGANPAIGTVGQVERLAEDRVEVIAPARLRAQILAAMRAAHPYEEPAFDVLELAPLPAPVGIGRIGVLPEPETLAAFVARVGARLPATSWGVRASGDPDAVVSRVAVSGGSGDSLLGAAAAAGVDVYLTSDLRHHPADEQRRRSPMALVDVAHWAGEYPWCAQAAGLLRGAFGDRLPVSVSTIRTDPWNMGTHPPKDDR, from the coding sequence ATGACACTGGCCGAGATCATCGCGGTGCTCGACGCCGCGTACCCACCGGCGCTGGCCCAGTCCTGGGACTCGGTCGGCCTGGTCTGCGGGGACCCGTGCGATCGCGTCACGTCGGTGACCATCGCCGTGGACGCCACCGACGCCGTCGTCGACACCGTGCCGGACGGCGGACTGCTGCTGGTACACCACCCGCTGCTGCTGCGCGGCGTCGACACCGTCGCCGCCTCCACCGCCAAGGGTGCCCTGCTGCACCGGCTGATCCGCACCGGCGCCTCGCTGTTCACCGCCCACACCAACGCCGACGCCGCCAACCCCGGGGTGTCCGACGCACTCGCCGAAACCCTCGGCATCACCGTCACCGACGTGCTGGAACCGGTGCCGGCGGGCCCGGCCCTGGACAAGTGGGTGATCTTCGTGCCCGCCGCGGACGCCGAAGCGGTGCGCGCCGCGGTGTTCGCCGCCGGCGCCGGGCGCATCGGCGACTACTCGCAATGCAGCTGGAGCGTCGGCGGCACCGGCCAGTTCCTGCCCCACGACGGCGCCAACCCGGCCATCGGAACCGTCGGGCAGGTGGAGCGTCTGGCCGAAGATCGGGTCGAGGTCATCGCTCCTGCACGCCTGCGGGCGCAGATCCTGGCCGCCATGCGCGCAGCGCACCCCTACGAGGAACCCGCGTTCGACGTCCTGGAACTGGCCCCGCTGCCGGCGCCGGTGGGTATCGGCCGCATCGGGGTGCTGCCCGAGCCGGAAACCCTCGCCGCGTTCGTCGCCCGGGTGGGTGCCCGGCTGCCGGCCACCAGCTGGGGTGTGCGCGCCAGCGGTGATCCCGACGCCGTGGTCTCCCGGGTCGCGGTGTCCGGTGGCTCCGGGGACTCCCTGCTGGGCGCCGCCGCGGCGGCCGGCGTCGACGTCTACCTGACCTCGGATCTGCGGCACCACCCGGCCGACGAACAGCGCCGCCGCAGCCCGATGGCGCTGGTCGACGTCGCGCACTGGGCGGGGGAGTACCCGTGGTGCGCGCAGGCCGCGGGGCTGCTGCGCGGCGCGTTCGGCGACCGGCTCCCGGTGAGCGTCAGCACCATTCGAACCGACCCCTGGAACATGGGGACCCACCCACCGAAGGACGATCGATGA
- the cobC gene encoding Rv2231c family pyridoxal phosphate-dependent protein CobC: MTGVDTVRAGARYHGDAAAAPGLLDFAVNVRRARPPGWLTRRLAFRLADLGNYPSAADTEAAVDAVAARHGRSADEVLPLTGAAEAFALLPALSPRCAALIAPSFTEPEALLAAAGVPIEHVVLDPPFGLAGARVPEQADLVVVGNPTNPTGVTHTRADILALRRPGRLLVVDEAFADAIPGEPQSLAGQRLDPADGDVLVLRSLTKTWGLAGLRVGYALGDPALLTRLAARRQHWPVNTLALEAIAACCAPEAVAQAAAEAADLAELRTQMAAGLTGIGVDVVPGQAPFVLFTVEDAELVRNRLADNGIAIRRGDTFVGLTDRYLRATVRPEWPLLVEALAEVMR, encoded by the coding sequence ATCACCGGCGTCGATACCGTCCGGGCCGGGGCGCGCTACCACGGCGACGCCGCGGCCGCGCCCGGCCTGCTGGACTTCGCCGTCAACGTCCGCCGGGCCCGCCCACCCGGCTGGCTGACCCGACGGCTGGCGTTTCGGCTGGCCGACCTGGGGAACTATCCCAGCGCAGCCGACACCGAGGCCGCCGTCGACGCCGTGGCGGCCCGGCACGGCCGAAGCGCCGACGAGGTGCTGCCGCTGACCGGCGCGGCCGAGGCGTTCGCCCTGCTGCCCGCGCTGAGCCCGCGGTGCGCGGCGCTGATCGCCCCGTCGTTCACCGAACCGGAGGCGCTGCTGGCCGCCGCCGGGGTGCCGATCGAACACGTGGTGCTGGACCCGCCGTTCGGGCTGGCCGGCGCCCGGGTCCCCGAGCAGGCCGATCTCGTCGTCGTCGGCAACCCGACCAATCCCACCGGCGTGACACACACCCGGGCCGACATCCTGGCGTTGCGCCGGCCCGGCCGGCTGCTGGTGGTCGACGAGGCGTTCGCCGACGCCATCCCCGGCGAACCGCAGTCGCTGGCCGGGCAGCGGCTGGATCCGGCAGACGGCGACGTGCTGGTGCTACGCAGCCTCACCAAGACCTGGGGCCTGGCCGGCCTGCGGGTCGGCTACGCCCTCGGTGACCCGGCGCTGCTGACCCGACTGGCCGCCCGGCGCCAGCACTGGCCGGTCAACACCCTGGCGCTGGAGGCCATCGCGGCGTGCTGCGCCCCGGAGGCGGTGGCCCAAGCCGCCGCGGAGGCCGCGGACCTGGCCGAACTGCGCACGCAGATGGCCGCCGGGCTGACCGGGATCGGCGTCGACGTGGTCCCGGGCCAGGCGCCGTTCGTGCTGTTCACCGTCGAGGACGCCGAACTGGTGCGTAACCGACTGGCGGACAACGGGATTGCGATCCGCCGCGGCGACACCTTCGTCGGCTTGACGGACCGGTACCTGCGGGCCACGGTACGCCCGGAGTGGCCGCTGCTGGTCGAGGCTCTTGCGGAGGTGATGCGATGA
- a CDS encoding HAD-IA family hydrolase, producing the protein MTDLCCATRPELVLFDLDGTLTDSAPGIVASFCHALAQVGMPAPDGDIAARIVGPPMHHTMGALGLGGPGDPAMLAYRAHYTSEGWSMNTPFDGIAELLADLRAAGVRLAVATSKSEPTAVRILEHFGFAGFFEVIAGATPDGSRSAKSDVIAHALAQLGPLPERVLMVGDRSHDVEGAAEHGIDTVVVGWGYGAGDFDDDAAIERIADVATLREVLGV; encoded by the coding sequence GTGACCGATCTCTGCTGCGCCACCAGACCCGAGCTGGTGCTGTTCGACCTGGACGGCACCCTGACCGATTCGGCGCCCGGGATCGTGGCCAGTTTCTGCCACGCCCTGGCCCAGGTGGGGATGCCGGCACCCGACGGTGACATCGCCGCCCGGATCGTCGGGCCGCCGATGCACCACACCATGGGCGCGCTCGGCCTCGGCGGTCCCGGGGACCCCGCGATGCTCGCCTACCGGGCGCACTACACCAGCGAGGGCTGGTCGATGAACACCCCGTTCGACGGGATCGCCGAACTGCTGGCGGATCTGCGGGCGGCCGGGGTGCGGCTGGCGGTGGCGACGTCGAAGTCGGAGCCGACGGCGGTGCGGATTCTGGAGCATTTCGGCTTCGCCGGGTTCTTCGAGGTGATCGCCGGCGCCACCCCCGACGGGTCCCGCTCGGCCAAGTCCGACGTGATCGCGCATGCCCTGGCCCAGCTGGGGCCGCTGCCGGAGCGGGTGCTGATGGTCGGTGACCGCAGTCACGACGTGGAGGGCGCCGCCGAGCACGGCATCGACACCGTCGTCGTCGGATGGGGTTACGGCGCGGGTGATTTCGACGATGACGCGGCAATCGAGCGGATCGCCGACGTCGCGACCTTGCGCGAGGTGCTCGGTGTCTGA
- a CDS encoding low molecular weight protein-tyrosine-phosphatase — MSELHVTFICSGNICRSPMAEKMFAHQLAQRGLAERVRVSSAGTGGWHIGSGADERAVAVLRGHGYPSEHRAAQMDDEHLSADLVIALGRNHERLLRQAGVDPVRLAMLRSFDPRSGAHPEDVEDPYYGTIADFEETFTVITAALPGLHDWVDEQLGAS; from the coding sequence GTGTCTGAGCTGCACGTTACCTTCATCTGCTCGGGGAACATCTGCCGCTCCCCGATGGCGGAGAAGATGTTCGCCCACCAGCTCGCGCAGCGCGGCCTGGCCGAGCGGGTGCGGGTGTCCAGCGCGGGCACCGGCGGCTGGCACATTGGCTCCGGCGCCGATGAGCGGGCGGTGGCGGTACTGCGCGGGCACGGATATCCCAGCGAGCACCGCGCCGCACAGATGGACGACGAGCACCTGTCGGCCGACCTGGTGATCGCCCTGGGCCGCAACCACGAGCGGCTGTTGCGCCAGGCCGGGGTGGATCCGGTGCGGCTGGCGATGCTGCGGTCCTTCGATCCCCGGTCCGGGGCGCACCCCGAGGATGTCGAGGACCCGTACTACGGAACCATCGCCGACTTCGAGGAGACCTTCACCGTCATCACCGCGGCGCTGCCCGGGCTGCATGACTGGGTCGATGAGCAGCTGGGCGCGTCGTGA
- a CDS encoding SURF1 family cytochrome oxidase biogenesis protein translates to MKRLAFLLRPSWLALAAVVALFAYLCFTVLAPWQLGKNARVSKENDQISASMTADPVPVATLLPHQDSTATDHEWSRVTATGHYLPGKQALARLRMVQGATVFEVVAPFAVDGGPTVLVDRGWVAPQAGSRPPEIDAPPSGTVTLAARLRDGETAPPDKAPFVADGAQQVYAIDPGQLSSLLGVPLAGSYLQLAADQPGGLGVLELPHLDSGPFLSYGIQWIAFGIVAPLGLGYFAWSEIQARRRERAAAEALSAGEPAGEDTPEPQAQPAPRAPSVEQKLTDRYGRRR, encoded by the coding sequence GTGAAAAGACTCGCGTTCCTCTTGCGCCCGAGCTGGCTGGCCCTGGCCGCCGTCGTCGCGCTGTTCGCCTACCTGTGCTTCACCGTGCTCGCGCCCTGGCAGCTCGGCAAGAACGCGCGGGTGTCCAAGGAGAACGACCAGATCAGCGCGTCGATGACGGCCGACCCGGTGCCGGTGGCCACGCTGCTGCCGCACCAGGATTCGACCGCCACCGATCACGAGTGGAGCCGGGTCACCGCCACCGGTCACTATCTGCCCGGCAAGCAGGCGCTGGCCCGGTTGCGGATGGTGCAGGGCGCCACGGTGTTCGAGGTGGTGGCCCCGTTCGCGGTGGACGGCGGGCCGACGGTGCTGGTCGACCGCGGTTGGGTGGCACCGCAGGCCGGTTCGCGGCCGCCGGAGATCGACGCGCCGCCGTCGGGCACCGTCACCTTGGCGGCGCGTCTGCGCGACGGCGAGACCGCCCCGCCGGATAAGGCTCCGTTCGTCGCCGATGGCGCCCAGCAGGTCTACGCGATCGACCCGGGCCAGTTGTCGTCGTTGCTCGGTGTCCCGCTGGCCGGGTCGTATCTGCAGTTGGCGGCCGATCAGCCGGGTGGGCTGGGGGTGCTGGAGTTGCCGCATCTGGACAGCGGGCCGTTCCTGTCCTACGGGATCCAGTGGATCGCGTTCGGCATCGTCGCACCGCTCGGGCTGGGCTATTTCGCCTGGTCGGAAATACAGGCCCGGCGCCGCGAGCGCGCGGCCGCCGAGGCGTTGTCGGCCGGTGAACCAGCCGGTGAGGACACGCCGGAACCGCAGGCGCAGCCCGCGCCGCGTGCGCCCAGCGTCGAGCAGAAGCTCACCGACCGCTACGGCCGCCGCCGATAG
- a CDS encoding cobalamin biosynthesis protein, with the protein MIARAAGLLAGYLADLAFADPRRGHPVAGFGAVAAALERADYRDDRAAGVGHVVVLLGGLAILATAAPKRGVSGAVAVGLGTWASLGGRSLARTGARMADLLDSGDIDAARALLPSLCGRDPATLDADGLARAALESVAENTADATVAPLLWGAVAGLPGVLVYRGANTLDAMIGYRSDRYTRFGWAAARFDDMTNYLPARVTGLLVAACAPLIGGAPSTATLAWRRDAARHPSPNAGVVEASFAGALGVQLGGRTPYRHGVENRPTLGDGHPPTTADLRRAVRLSTLVQGCAAALVAAVALAIGGGRSGR; encoded by the coding sequence GTGATTGCACGCGCCGCCGGGCTGCTGGCCGGATACCTGGCCGACCTGGCGTTCGCCGACCCGCGCCGCGGCCACCCGGTCGCCGGGTTCGGCGCCGTCGCGGCCGCGCTGGAGCGCGCCGACTACCGCGACGACCGTGCCGCCGGGGTCGGGCACGTCGTCGTCCTGCTCGGTGGCCTGGCAATCCTGGCCACTGCTGCGCCGAAGCGCGGCGTCTCGGGTGCGGTGGCGGTCGGGTTGGGCACCTGGGCCAGCCTCGGTGGCCGGTCGCTGGCCCGCACCGGAGCCAGGATGGCCGACCTGCTCGACTCGGGTGACATCGACGCCGCCCGCGCCTTGCTGCCGTCGCTGTGCGGACGCGACCCGGCAACCCTGGACGCCGACGGGCTGGCGCGCGCCGCCCTGGAATCGGTGGCGGAGAACACCGCTGACGCGACCGTCGCACCGCTGCTTTGGGGAGCCGTGGCCGGGCTGCCCGGGGTGCTGGTCTACCGCGGCGCCAACACCCTCGACGCGATGATCGGCTACCGATCCGACCGCTACACCCGATTCGGTTGGGCGGCAGCACGATTCGACGATATGACGAACTACCTGCCGGCCCGGGTCACCGGGCTGCTGGTCGCGGCCTGCGCTCCGCTGATCGGCGGTGCGCCGTCGACGGCGACCCTGGCCTGGCGACGCGACGCGGCCCGCCATCCCAGCCCGAACGCCGGGGTGGTGGAGGCGAGCTTCGCCGGTGCGCTCGGGGTGCAGCTCGGCGGGCGCACGCCGTACCGCCACGGCGTCGAGAACCGGCCGACCCTCGGCGACGGGCACCCGCCCACGACGGCGGACCTGCGCCGCGCCGTACGACTGTCCACCCTGGTGCAGGGGTGCGCCGCCGCTCTGGTGGCCGCCGTGGCACTGGCTATCGGCGGCGGCCGTAGCGGTCGGTGA
- a CDS encoding amidohydrolase codes for MTDAVLAAGTVVTMNEAAPRAQAVAVSGGRIVAVGTLAECRAALPEAEVVDTGAAVLAPGFVEPHGHPLISGIATQPPVRSIAPWDTPTWADVLDCFADALAGAPASEPLWFNGFDALLHGRPAPRATDIDAIFGDREVMITDNSGHGVYFSTALIRARGWDVSPPPDPVAAHFGRNPDGSLNGQGFELPVVTAVAGPLLATLGNPLVSGAEFYVQMARGGYTSTSDMTFDPGFAAGYRALAAAPSCPLRVSMWEVSSSASYPEPVAFEDPLMLTKAGVKLWTDGSPWVGNIAISFPYLDTEVTRTAGIDPATAGGARSMNYTREQLDAIIDRAVPAGWPLAFHANGDLAIDLALDAYADALARHGLLGTDHRWRLEHCGAGTRAQFDRAAALGVHVSLAPFQYYYWGDLLDGAMFDHAHGARWAAFADAVGSGACVSLHNDGSVSPPLPVTNVATAVTRRTRSGAIHDAAQAISLDQAWRAQTIDAARTLRRDHLVGSIEVGKLADFVELSADPWAVDRDRLIDEVQVAGTWLGGRRIDLDEFLSAVAAASHPGLPPRTHQGCC; via the coding sequence ATGACCGATGCCGTCCTCGCCGCCGGAACCGTCGTGACCATGAACGAGGCCGCGCCGCGGGCGCAGGCCGTCGCGGTCTCCGGCGGGCGGATCGTCGCCGTCGGGACACTCGCCGAGTGCCGCGCCGCACTCCCGGAGGCCGAGGTGGTCGACACCGGGGCGGCCGTGCTGGCACCGGGTTTCGTCGAGCCGCACGGTCACCCGCTGATCTCCGGTATCGCCACCCAGCCCCCGGTGCGTTCCATCGCACCGTGGGACACCCCCACCTGGGCCGACGTGCTGGACTGTTTCGCCGACGCCCTGGCTGGCGCGCCCGCGTCGGAGCCATTGTGGTTCAACGGTTTCGACGCGCTGCTGCACGGCCGGCCGGCGCCGCGGGCGACAGACATCGACGCCATCTTCGGTGACCGCGAGGTGATGATCACCGACAACTCCGGGCACGGGGTGTACTTCAGCACGGCGTTGATCCGCGCCCGCGGCTGGGATGTCAGCCCGCCGCCGGATCCCGTCGCCGCACATTTCGGCCGCAATCCGGACGGATCGCTCAACGGCCAGGGCTTCGAGCTGCCCGTCGTCACCGCGGTCGCCGGGCCGCTGTTGGCCACCCTCGGCAATCCCCTGGTCTCCGGGGCGGAGTTCTACGTGCAGATGGCCCGCGGCGGGTACACCAGCACCTCGGACATGACCTTCGACCCGGGGTTCGCCGCCGGCTACCGGGCGCTGGCCGCGGCCCCGTCGTGCCCGCTGCGGGTCAGCATGTGGGAGGTGTCGAGTTCGGCCAGCTACCCCGAGCCGGTGGCGTTCGAGGACCCGCTGATGCTGACCAAGGCCGGGGTCAAGCTGTGGACCGACGGATCCCCCTGGGTCGGCAACATCGCGATCTCGTTCCCCTATCTGGACACCGAGGTCACCCGCACGGCCGGGATCGACCCGGCGACGGCCGGTGGAGCGCGGTCGATGAACTACACCCGCGAACAACTCGACGCCATCATCGACCGGGCCGTTCCGGCGGGCTGGCCGCTGGCCTTTCACGCCAACGGGGACCTGGCGATCGATCTGGCCCTGGACGCCTACGCCGACGCCCTGGCCAGGCACGGGCTGCTCGGCACCGACCACCGCTGGCGGCTGGAGCACTGCGGTGCCGGTACCCGCGCCCAGTTCGACCGGGCCGCCGCGCTCGGTGTGCACGTGTCGCTGGCGCCGTTCCAGTACTACTACTGGGGCGACCTGCTCGACGGCGCGATGTTCGACCACGCGCACGGGGCCCGATGGGCGGCGTTCGCCGACGCCGTCGGGTCCGGTGCGTGCGTTTCCCTGCACAACGACGGGTCGGTGTCCCCGCCGCTGCCGGTCACCAATGTTGCGACCGCGGTCACCCGTCGTACCCGATCCGGCGCGATCCACGATGCGGCACAGGCGATTTCGCTGGACCAGGCGTGGCGGGCGCAGACCATCGACGCCGCGCGCACGCTGCGCCGCGACCACCTCGTCGGGTCCATCGAGGTCGGCAAGCTCGCCGATTTCGTCGAGCTCAGCGCCGACCCGTGGGCGGTGGACCGGGACCGGTTGATCGACGAGGTGCAGGTGGCCGGCACCTGGCTGGGCGGACGGCGCATCGACCTCGACGAGTTCCTGAGCGCCGTCGCCGCGGCCAGCCATCCGGGCCTTCCGCCTCGGACGCACCAGGGGTGCTGCTGA
- a CDS encoding ArsR/SmtB family transcription factor, whose protein sequence is MQTLTHTDALARFGHALSDTTRTRILLALAESPNYPAELADQIGVSRQTLSNHLACLRGCGLVVAAPEGRRTRYELADARIGKALGDLLGLVLAVDPNCRCVGADGEPCGCR, encoded by the coding sequence GTGCAGACGCTCACCCACACCGATGCGCTGGCGCGCTTCGGTCATGCACTGTCGGACACCACCCGCACCCGGATTCTGCTGGCGCTCGCCGAGTCGCCGAACTATCCGGCGGAGCTGGCCGATCAGATCGGCGTGTCCCGGCAGACGCTGTCCAACCATCTGGCCTGCCTGCGCGGCTGCGGTCTGGTGGTTGCCGCGCCCGAGGGACGGCGAACCCGCTACGAACTCGCCGACGCCCGCATCGGAAAGGCGCTCGGCGACCTGTTGGGCCTGGTGCTGGCGGTGGACCCGAACTGCCGATGCGTCGGCGCCGACGGTGAACCCTGCGGGTGCCGGTGA
- a CDS encoding cation diffusion facilitator family transporter, translating to MAAVPTLSPDRRALLARRIRWFVAATISYNVIEAVVALSEGARVSSTALIGFGLDSVIEVSSAAAVAWQFASPTPEDRERVALRIIAFSFFGLAVYVTVDAVRSLLGVGEAQHSTVGLVLAGLSLVIMPVLSYAQRRAGRELGSLSAVADSKQTLLCTYLSAVLLVGLALNSLFGWSWADPIAGLVIAGIAVKEGINAWRGDTCCPAPGSLLAAETTGDECGCDCCPD from the coding sequence ATGGCCGCCGTGCCCACGCTCTCCCCGGACCGGCGCGCGCTGCTGGCCCGGCGGATCCGGTGGTTCGTCGCCGCGACGATCAGCTACAACGTCATCGAGGCCGTCGTCGCGCTGTCGGAGGGCGCCCGGGTGTCCTCGACCGCCCTCATCGGGTTCGGTCTGGACTCGGTGATCGAGGTGTCCTCGGCGGCCGCGGTCGCCTGGCAGTTCGCATCGCCGACCCCGGAGGACCGGGAGAGGGTTGCGCTACGGATCATTGCGTTCTCGTTCTTCGGGCTCGCCGTCTACGTCACGGTCGACGCCGTGCGTTCGCTGCTCGGCGTCGGCGAGGCGCAACATTCCACCGTGGGCCTCGTACTGGCCGGACTCAGCCTGGTGATCATGCCGGTGCTGTCCTACGCGCAGCGACGGGCCGGGCGCGAACTCGGATCACTGTCGGCGGTGGCCGATTCCAAACAGACGCTGCTGTGCACCTACCTGTCGGCGGTGCTGCTGGTCGGCTTGGCGCTCAACAGCCTGTTCGGCTGGTCCTGGGCCGACCCGATCGCCGGTCTGGTCATCGCCGGCATCGCCGTGAAGGAGGGCATCAACGCTTGGCGGGGCGATACCTGTTGCCCGGCCCCGGGGTCCCTGCTCGCTGCCGAGACCACCGGTGATGAGTGCGGGTGCGACTGCTGCCCGGACTAA